A single region of the Pseudomonas sp. VD-NE ins genome encodes:
- a CDS encoding 2-dehydro-3-deoxygalactonokinase, which translates to MLAQLIALDWGTTSLRAYKLAAGGVVLEQRALSSGIMQLPKTPRVINGRECADGFELAFDEACGDWLDAQPHLPVIACGMVGSAQGWREAAYCETPANVANLGKSLQTVISLRGTVVHIVPGVIQRSRLPNVMRGEETQVLGVLQNLPIEAGADLLIGLPGSHSKWVDVVDGCIIHFDTFMTGEVFAVLSEHSILGRTLKQGATFDALAFDRGVQVAQSADGELGVLSTLFSARTLGLTGELSPTAQADYLSGLMIGHELAALATVQRRRRNNSNLPSIILIGNAQLCARYSRALDACGFANVTLAEQATERGLWQLALAAGLIDTSSR; encoded by the coding sequence ATGCTGGCGCAATTGATCGCGCTCGATTGGGGGACGACCTCATTACGTGCTTACAAACTCGCGGCGGGCGGCGTGGTGCTGGAGCAGCGCGCGCTGTCGTCCGGGATCATGCAACTGCCGAAGACTCCGCGAGTCATCAACGGTCGCGAATGCGCCGACGGTTTCGAACTGGCCTTCGACGAGGCGTGCGGCGACTGGCTCGATGCTCAGCCTCATCTGCCGGTGATTGCCTGCGGCATGGTTGGCAGCGCACAGGGCTGGCGTGAAGCGGCCTACTGCGAGACGCCGGCGAACGTCGCCAATCTCGGAAAATCCCTACAAACAGTGATCAGTCTGCGCGGCACCGTTGTGCATATCGTGCCGGGCGTGATCCAACGTTCGCGTCTGCCGAACGTGATGCGCGGCGAAGAAACCCAAGTGCTCGGCGTGCTGCAGAATTTGCCGATTGAGGCAGGCGCTGATCTGTTGATCGGCCTGCCGGGCAGCCACTCGAAATGGGTCGACGTGGTCGATGGCTGCATCATTCACTTCGACACGTTTATGACCGGCGAAGTGTTCGCCGTGCTCAGTGAACACAGCATCCTCGGCCGGACCCTGAAGCAAGGCGCGACGTTCGATGCTCTGGCGTTTGACCGAGGCGTGCAGGTTGCGCAATCGGCGGACGGTGAGCTTGGCGTGCTGTCGACCTTATTCAGCGCCCGTACCTTGGGCCTGACCGGCGAACTCAGCCCGACGGCGCAGGCGGATTATCTGTCCGGCTTGATGATCGGCCATGAACTGGCGGCGCTCGCCACGGTTCAGCGACGTCGTCGCAACAACTCGAATCTCCCTTCGATCATCCTCATCGGCAACGCTCAACTCTGTGCGCGCTATAGCCGTGCCCTCGATGCCTGCGGGTTCGCCAACGTGACCCTGGCCGAGCAGGCCACCGAGCGTGGTCTGTGGCAACTGGCGCTGGCCGCCGGACTGATCGACACCTCATCCCGTTAA
- a CDS encoding IclR family transcriptional regulator, with the protein MQEDAPEKTKDAAPTGTQTLLRGLGVVQAVASGARDLKEIARLIGTTRSTTHRLASCLVDERYLRVVPQVGYLLGPKLIELGFQAREELPLVTLAGPYLDELSALTGDTVHLGIREGDEVLYLLKNPGRNGPEMRSRVGHRMPLARTGIGKALMLDDSPQDWQRLYDISLPAGGKSQFWPQHPQQSWEQLEQRMTEYVAGGYAFDLEDNEPSIRCVAAPIRDASKGIVAAISIASTVPYMPLEKMAELIPLIKGVTARLSAELGLKV; encoded by the coding sequence ATGCAGGAAGACGCCCCGGAAAAAACCAAGGACGCCGCGCCCACCGGCACGCAGACGCTGTTGCGTGGCTTGGGTGTGGTGCAAGCGGTGGCCAGTGGCGCCCGCGATCTCAAGGAGATTGCCCGGCTGATCGGCACCACGCGCAGCACCACCCATCGTCTGGCCAGTTGTCTGGTTGATGAGCGCTACCTGCGCGTGGTGCCGCAAGTCGGTTATCTGCTCGGGCCGAAGTTGATCGAACTGGGTTTTCAGGCCCGCGAAGAGTTGCCGCTGGTGACCTTGGCCGGGCCGTATCTGGACGAGTTGTCGGCGTTGACCGGCGACACCGTGCATTTGGGCATTCGTGAAGGCGACGAGGTGCTGTATCTGCTGAAGAACCCGGGACGCAATGGTCCGGAAATGCGTTCGCGGGTCGGCCATCGCATGCCGTTGGCGCGCACCGGGATTGGCAAGGCGCTGATGCTCGATGACTCGCCGCAGGATTGGCAGCGGCTGTACGACATCAGCTTGCCGGCCGGTGGGAAAAGTCAGTTCTGGCCGCAGCATCCCCAGCAGTCGTGGGAACAGCTTGAGCAGCGCATGACCGAGTACGTTGCCGGTGGCTACGCCTTCGATCTGGAGGACAACGAACCGTCGATCCGCTGCGTGGCGGCGCCGATTCGCGATGCGAGCAAGGGCATCGTGGCGGCGATCAGTATCGCCAGCACCGTGCCGTATATGCCGCTGGAAAAAATGGCCGAGCTGATTCCCCTGATCAAAGGGGTCACAGCCCGGCTGTCGGCAGAGCTAGGCCTGAAGGTTTAA
- a CDS encoding 2-dehydro-3-deoxy-6-phosphogalactonate aldolase — translation MLKQALAQNGLIAILRGLHPQEAVAVGEVLYAAGFRVIEVPLNSPSPYESIRILRKTLPADCLIGAGTVLTPEQVELVKEAGGQVIVMPHSDAKVLRAAKAAGLFLSPGVATPTEAFAALAEGADILKLFPAEQMGPAVVKAWLAVLPAGTVLAPVGGITPDNMQAFIDAGVKGFGLGSGLFKPGMTPEQVAVNAKAYVAAWKALR, via the coding sequence ATGCTCAAGCAAGCACTGGCACAAAACGGTCTGATCGCGATTCTGCGTGGCCTGCATCCGCAGGAAGCTGTCGCTGTCGGAGAAGTCCTGTATGCAGCCGGATTTCGCGTCATCGAAGTACCGCTCAATTCCCCTTCGCCGTACGAAAGTATCCGCATCCTGCGCAAGACCTTGCCCGCCGATTGCCTGATCGGTGCCGGTACGGTGTTGACCCCGGAACAGGTCGAGTTGGTGAAAGAGGCTGGCGGCCAAGTGATCGTCATGCCGCACAGCGACGCCAAGGTATTACGCGCAGCAAAAGCGGCGGGGCTGTTTCTGTCGCCGGGTGTTGCGACGCCAACCGAAGCCTTCGCGGCGTTGGCGGAGGGTGCGGACATTCTCAAGTTGTTCCCGGCCGAGCAGATGGGCCCGGCGGTCGTCAAAGCCTGGCTCGCGGTGTTGCCGGCCGGGACGGTACTGGCACCGGTCGGTGGCATTACTCCGGACAACATGCAGGCGTTTATCGACGCTGGCGTGAAAGGTTTCGGCCTCGGCTCCGGTCTGTTCAAACCGGGCATGACGCCGGAGCAAGTGGCGGTGAATGCCAAGGCCTACGTGGCCGCGTGGAAGGCGCTTCGTTAA
- a CDS encoding MFS transporter yields MQPQTLTGQASLVTPSRKRFFIMVLLFITVVINYLDRSNLSIAAPALTSELGIDPIHVGLIFSAFGWTYAAMQIPGGWLVDRVPPRILYSVALLLWSLATVMLGFAASFIALFVLRMAVGALEAPAYPINSRVVTTWFPERERATAIGFYTSGQFVGLAFLTPVLAWLQHEFGWHMVFVATGAVGIIWAAIWYAVYREPRDFKGANEAEIDLIREGGGLVDIQQESAKVKAKFSWTDLGIVLTKRKLWGIYLGQFCLNSTLWFFLTWFPTYLVKYRGMDFIKSGLLASLPFLAAFIGVLCSGFFSDFLIRRGCTVGFARKLPIIGGLLISTSIIGANFVESTPLVIAFLALAFFGNGLASITWSLVSTLAPARLLGLTGGVFNFIGNLSAIATPIVIGFLASGDSFAPAITYIAVLALIGALSYVLLVGKVERIEL; encoded by the coding sequence ATGCAACCGCAAACCCTCACCGGGCAGGCGTCTTTAGTCACGCCCAGCCGCAAGCGGTTCTTCATCATGGTGTTGCTGTTTATCACCGTGGTCATCAACTACCTCGACCGCAGCAACCTGTCGATTGCCGCGCCGGCGCTGACCAGTGAGCTGGGCATTGATCCGATTCACGTCGGCCTGATTTTCTCCGCATTCGGCTGGACCTACGCCGCCATGCAGATCCCCGGCGGCTGGCTGGTCGATCGCGTGCCGCCGCGGATTCTTTACAGCGTGGCGTTGCTGCTGTGGTCGCTGGCCACGGTGATGCTTGGTTTCGCGGCCAGTTTCATTGCGCTGTTCGTGCTGCGCATGGCGGTCGGCGCGCTGGAAGCGCCGGCGTATCCGATCAACAGCCGCGTGGTCACGACGTGGTTTCCCGAACGTGAGCGCGCCACGGCGATCGGTTTCTACACCTCAGGGCAGTTCGTCGGCCTGGCATTCCTGACCCCGGTGCTGGCCTGGCTGCAACACGAATTCGGCTGGCACATGGTCTTCGTCGCCACAGGCGCGGTAGGCATCATTTGGGCGGCGATCTGGTACGCGGTGTATCGCGAGCCGCGGGATTTCAAAGGCGCCAACGAAGCTGAAATCGACCTGATCCGCGAGGGCGGTGGTCTGGTCGATATTCAGCAAGAGTCCGCCAAGGTCAAAGCCAAATTCAGCTGGACCGATCTCGGCATCGTCCTGACCAAGCGCAAGTTATGGGGCATCTACCTCGGCCAGTTCTGCCTGAACTCGACGCTGTGGTTTTTCCTCACGTGGTTCCCGACTTATCTGGTGAAGTATCGCGGCATGGACTTCATCAAGTCCGGCCTGTTGGCGTCGCTGCCGTTTCTCGCCGCGTTTATTGGCGTGCTGTGTTCAGGGTTCTTTTCCGATTTCCTGATCCGACGCGGTTGTACTGTGGGTTTTGCGCGCAAGTTGCCGATCATCGGCGGGCTGCTGATTTCCACCTCGATCATCGGCGCCAATTTCGTTGAGTCGACGCCGCTGGTGATTGCCTTTCTGGCGTTGGCATTTTTCGGTAACGGTCTGGCGTCGATCACCTGGTCGCTGGTGTCGACGCTGGCGCCAGCGCGGTTGTTGGGGTTGACCGGCGGAGTGTTCAACTTCATCGGCAACCTGTCGGCGATTGCTACACCGATCGTGATTGGCTTCCTTGCCAGCGGCGATTCGTTCGCGCCGGCGATCACCTATATCGCGGTTCTCGCATTGATTGGTGCTTTGTCCTACGTGCTGCTGGTCGGCAAGGTCGAGCGTATCGAGTTGTAG
- a CDS encoding electron transfer flavoprotein-ubiquinone oxidoreductase has protein sequence MEREYMEFDVVIVGAGPAGLSAACRLKQKAAEAGKEISVCVVEKGSEVGAHILSGAVFEPRALNELFPDWKELGAPLNTPVTRDDIFVLKNAENAQKIPDFFVPKTMHNEGNYIISLGNLCRWLAQQAENLGVEIYPGFAAQEALIDEQGVVRGIITGDLGVDREGNPKEGLYTPGMELRGKYTLFAEGCRGHIGKQLIKRYNLDSDADAQHYGIGLKEIWEIDPAKHQPGLVVHTAGWPLDIMGTENTGGSFLYHLENNQVVVGLIVDLSYSNTYLSPFDEFQRLKHHPVLAQYLEGGKRISYGARAICKGGLNSLPKMVFKGGALIGCDLGTLNFAKIKGSHTAMKSGMLAAESVADALFAEKDGTEELTTYVDAFKKSWLYDELFASRNFGPAIHKFGAIVGGGFNWLDQNIFAGKLPFTLHDTKPDYACLKLAADCKKIDYPKPDGKLSFDKLSSVFISGTNHEEEQPCHLKLTDPSIPISKNLPLYDEPAQRYCPAGVYEVITKEDGEKRFQINAQNCVHCKTCDIKDPSQNITWVTPEGAGGPTYPNM, from the coding sequence GTGGAACGCGAATACATGGAATTCGACGTGGTCATCGTCGGTGCCGGCCCCGCTGGCCTGTCCGCCGCCTGCCGTCTGAAGCAGAAGGCCGCCGAAGCCGGTAAGGAAATCAGCGTCTGCGTGGTCGAAAAAGGCTCCGAAGTCGGCGCACACATCCTCTCCGGTGCCGTGTTCGAACCACGCGCTCTGAACGAACTGTTCCCGGACTGGAAAGAACTTGGCGCCCCGCTGAACACGCCAGTCACCCGCGACGATATTTTCGTGCTGAAAAACGCCGAAAACGCGCAAAAAATTCCAGACTTCTTTGTGCCCAAGACCATGCACAACGAAGGCAACTACATCATCTCCCTCGGCAACCTGTGCCGCTGGCTCGCCCAGCAGGCCGAGAACCTTGGCGTAGAAATCTACCCGGGGTTCGCTGCTCAGGAAGCGCTGATCGACGAGCAAGGCGTGGTGCGCGGGATCATCACCGGTGATCTGGGCGTCGACCGCGAAGGCAACCCGAAAGAAGGCCTGTACACCCCGGGCATGGAACTGCGCGGCAAATACACGCTGTTCGCCGAAGGCTGCCGTGGCCACATCGGCAAGCAACTGATCAAGCGCTACAACCTCGACAGCGATGCCGACGCCCAGCACTACGGCATCGGCCTGAAAGAAATCTGGGAGATCGACCCGGCCAAACATCAGCCAGGCTTGGTGGTGCACACCGCTGGTTGGCCGCTGGACATCATGGGCACCGAAAACACCGGTGGCTCGTTCCTCTATCACCTGGAAAACAACCAGGTGGTGGTTGGTCTGATCGTTGACCTTTCCTACAGCAACACCTACCTGTCACCGTTCGACGAGTTCCAGCGCCTCAAGCATCACCCGGTGCTGGCGCAGTACCTGGAAGGCGGCAAGCGCATCAGCTACGGCGCGCGTGCGATCTGCAAAGGTGGCCTGAACTCGCTGCCGAAAATGGTCTTCAAGGGCGGCGCGCTGATCGGTTGCGACCTCGGCACCCTGAACTTCGCCAAGATCAAGGGCAGCCACACTGCGATGAAGTCCGGCATGCTCGCCGCTGAGTCAGTGGCTGATGCGCTGTTCGCAGAAAAGGACGGCACCGAAGAGCTGACCACTTACGTCGATGCGTTCAAGAAGAGCTGGCTCTACGACGAACTGTTCGCCAGCCGCAACTTCGGCCCGGCGATCCACAAGTTCGGCGCCATCGTCGGCGGCGGTTTCAACTGGCTGGACCAGAACATCTTCGCCGGCAAACTGCCATTCACCCTGCACGACACCAAGCCGGACTACGCCTGCCTCAAGCTCGCGGCCGACTGCAAGAAGATCGACTATCCGAAGCCGGACGGCAAACTCAGCTTCGACAAGCTCAGCTCGGTGTTCATCTCCGGTACCAACCACGAAGAAGAACAGCCTTGCCACCTGAAGCTGACCGACCCGAGCATCCCGATCAGCAAGAACCTGCCGCTGTACGACGAACCGGCGCAGCGCTACTGCCCGGCCGGCGTCTACGAAGTGATCACCAAGGAAGACGGCGAGAAACGCTTCCAGATCAACGCCCAGAACTGCGTGCACTGCAAGACCTGTGACATCAAGGACCCTTCGCAGAACATCACCTGGGTCACGCCGGAAGGCGCTGGCGGCCCGACTTATCCGAACATGTAA
- a CDS encoding GNAT family N-acetyltransferase, translated as MTIDIRPATPSDAPQILAFITELADFEKARHEVIASVADIERSLFGEGATAHGLICLRDGVPIGFAVFFFSYSTWLGSNCLYLEDLYITPEQRGGGAGKTLLRHLAKIACDNDCGRFEWSVLDWNTPAIDFYKSLGAQPQEEWVRYRMDGKVLREFAEG; from the coding sequence ATGACGATCGACATCCGCCCGGCGACCCCCAGCGATGCCCCGCAAATCCTCGCCTTCATCACTGAACTCGCCGATTTCGAAAAGGCCCGCCACGAAGTCATCGCCAGCGTCGCCGACATCGAACGCAGCCTGTTCGGCGAAGGCGCCACCGCCCATGGCCTGATCTGCCTGCGCGACGGCGTGCCGATCGGTTTCGCGGTGTTCTTCTTCAGTTATTCGACCTGGCTCGGCAGCAACTGCCTGTACCTCGAAGACCTCTACATTACCCCCGAACAACGCGGCGGCGGTGCTGGCAAAACCTTGTTGCGTCACTTGGCGAAAATCGCTTGCGACAATGACTGCGGCCGCTTCGAATGGAGTGTGCTGGACTGGAATACGCCGGCCATCGATTTCTACAAATCCCTCGGCGCGCAACCGCAGGAAGAGTGGGTGCGCTACCGCATGGATGGCAAGGTCCTGCGTGAGTTTGCCGAGGGCTGA
- the dgoD gene encoding galactonate dehydratase — protein MKITKLTTFIVPPRWCFLKVETDEGVTGWGEPVVEGRAHTVAAAVEELSDYLIGKDPRNIEDIWTVLYRGGFYRGGAIHMSALAGIDQALWDIKGKALGVSVSDLLGGQVRDKIRVYSWIGGDRPADTARAAKEAVSRGFTAVKMNGTEELQFLDTFEKVDLALANVAAVRDAVGPNVGIGVDFHGRVHKPMAKVLMKELDPYKLMFIEEPVLSENYEALKELAPLTSTPIALGERLFSRWDFKRVLSEGYVDIIQPDASHAGGITETRKIANMAEAYDVALALHCPLGPIALAACLQLDAACYNAFIQEQSLGIHYNESNDLLDYVRDPRVFDYDKGFVKIPNGPGLGIEINEEYVIERAAVGHRWRNPIWRHADGSFAEW, from the coding sequence ATGAAAATCACCAAACTCACCACCTTCATCGTCCCGCCGCGCTGGTGTTTCCTCAAGGTCGAAACCGACGAGGGCGTAACCGGTTGGGGCGAACCCGTGGTTGAAGGGCGCGCGCATACCGTGGCGGCTGCCGTTGAAGAATTGTCCGACTACCTGATCGGCAAAGACCCACGCAATATCGAAGACATCTGGACCGTGCTGTATCGCGGCGGCTTCTACCGTGGCGGTGCGATTCATATGAGCGCACTGGCCGGTATTGATCAGGCGCTGTGGGACATCAAGGGCAAGGCCCTCGGTGTGTCGGTGAGTGATCTGCTCGGTGGTCAGGTACGTGACAAGATTCGTGTGTATTCGTGGATTGGCGGCGATCGTCCGGCCGACACCGCGCGTGCGGCGAAAGAGGCGGTGAGCCGTGGTTTCACTGCGGTGAAAATGAACGGCACCGAAGAGCTGCAATTTCTCGACACCTTCGAAAAAGTCGATCTGGCGCTGGCCAACGTTGCCGCTGTGCGTGATGCCGTCGGGCCGAACGTCGGCATCGGCGTCGACTTCCATGGCCGCGTGCACAAGCCGATGGCCAAGGTGCTGATGAAGGAACTTGATCCGTACAAACTGATGTTCATCGAAGAGCCGGTGCTCAGCGAAAACTACGAAGCGTTGAAAGAACTGGCGCCGCTGACCAGCACACCGATTGCCCTTGGCGAACGACTGTTCTCGCGTTGGGACTTTAAACGGGTGTTGAGCGAAGGCTACGTCGACATCATCCAGCCGGATGCTTCCCACGCTGGCGGCATCACCGAAACCCGCAAGATCGCCAACATGGCCGAAGCCTACGACGTGGCTCTGGCGCTGCACTGCCCGCTGGGGCCGATTGCGCTGGCGGCGTGTTTGCAATTGGACGCGGCTTGTTACAACGCGTTTATCCAGGAGCAAAGCCTCGGTATCCATTACAACGAGAGCAACGATTTGCTCGATTACGTCAGGGATCCGCGCGTCTTCGATTATGACAAAGGCTTCGTGAAGATTCCGAACGGGCCGGGGTTGGGCATCGAGATCAACGAGGAATACGTGATCGAACGTGCGGCCGTCGGCCACCGCTGGCGCAACCCGATCTGGCGCCACGCCGATGGCAGCTTTGCCGAGTGGTGA
- a CDS encoding PAAR domain-containing protein has translation MSGKPAARVTDPTACPLPGHGTNPIVSGSPNVFFDGLAAARMTDKSACGSPITGAVSGTVFINGLNAATLDSTGGHGNVVVGGSGTVIIGQSGGGAAFSGLLPMPVHFTDKMQLVDEFSGEPVANHPYTIKRGDGSEEHGVTDAAGFTHAVSSHLAETIELFAE, from the coding sequence TTGAGTGGTAAACCCGCTGCACGCGTCACCGACCCTACCGCTTGCCCATTACCGGGCCATGGCACCAACCCGATTGTTTCCGGCTCGCCGAACGTCTTCTTCGACGGCCTCGCCGCTGCGCGCATGACCGATAAATCGGCGTGCGGCAGTCCCATTACCGGAGCCGTTTCCGGCACGGTATTCATCAACGGTTTAAATGCCGCCACGCTCGACAGCACTGGAGGTCACGGCAATGTCGTGGTCGGTGGTTCGGGGACGGTGATCATTGGCCAGAGCGGCGGCGGGGCGGCGTTTAGCGGATTGCTGCCGATGCCGGTGCATTTTACGGACAAGATGCAACTGGTCGATGAGTTCTCAGGAGAACCTGTCGCGAATCATCCCTACACGATCAAACGTGGAGATGGCAGCGAAGAACACGGCGTTACGGATGCAGCAGGCTTTACACATGCCGTCAGCTCTCATCTTGCTGAAACCATCGAATTGTTTGCGGAGTGA
- a CDS encoding NAD(P)-dependent alcohol dehydrogenase, whose product MYTAIGYAAQSATTPLAPMKFERRSPRADDVAIEILYCGVCHSDIHQARNEWGIAVYPLMPGHEIVGKVTAIGANVTQHKVGDLVGVGCMVDSCRTCEACQSNLEQYCLEGPTMTYATPDRVDGSNTMGGYSDSIVVSEHFVVRIPEKLALASAAPILCAGITTYSPLKHYGVKAGDKVGILGMGGLGHMGIKFAKAMGAEVTLFTRSASKAEEGRRQGADHVIVSTDAEQMKAAAGYFDFLLDTIPVQHDLNPYLDTLRFDGVHILVGLIEPIDPPVHAGKLVMSRRVLAGSLIGGIAETQEVLDFCAEHNITCDIEMLDIRQINEAYARMIAGDVKYRFVIDMATLKV is encoded by the coding sequence ATGTACACCGCCATCGGTTATGCCGCCCAATCGGCCACCACCCCCCTCGCCCCGATGAAGTTCGAACGTCGCAGCCCGCGCGCCGACGACGTTGCCATCGAGATTCTCTACTGTGGCGTCTGCCACTCCGACATCCACCAGGCGCGCAACGAATGGGGCATTGCCGTTTACCCGTTGATGCCCGGCCACGAGATCGTCGGAAAAGTCACCGCGATCGGTGCGAATGTCACCCAACACAAAGTAGGCGATCTGGTCGGGGTTGGCTGCATGGTCGACTCGTGCCGCACTTGCGAAGCGTGCCAGTCGAACCTTGAGCAATATTGCCTCGAAGGCCCGACCATGACCTACGCCACCCCGGATCGGGTCGATGGCAGCAACACCATGGGCGGTTATTCGGACAGCATCGTCGTCAGCGAACACTTCGTCGTGCGCATCCCGGAAAAACTGGCACTCGCCAGCGCCGCGCCGATCCTCTGCGCCGGCATCACCACCTACTCGCCGCTCAAGCACTACGGCGTCAAGGCTGGCGACAAGGTCGGGATTCTCGGCATGGGTGGTCTGGGCCACATGGGCATCAAGTTCGCCAAGGCCATGGGCGCTGAAGTCACGCTGTTCACCCGCTCGGCGAGCAAGGCAGAAGAAGGTCGTCGTCAAGGCGCCGATCACGTGATCGTTTCCACCGACGCCGAGCAGATGAAAGCCGCTGCCGGTTACTTCGACTTCCTGCTCGACACCATTCCGGTGCAGCACGATCTCAACCCGTACCTCGACACCCTGCGTTTTGACGGTGTGCACATTCTGGTCGGCCTGATCGAACCGATTGATCCGCCGGTACACGCTGGCAAACTGGTGATGAGCCGTCGCGTGCTGGCCGGTTCGTTGATCGGCGGCATCGCTGAGACCCAGGAAGTGCTGGATTTCTGCGCCGAGCACAACATCACCTGCGACATCGAGATGCTCGACATCCGCCAGATCAACGAAGCTTACGCCCGGATGATTGCCGGTGACGTGAAGTACCGTTTCGTGATCGACATGGCAACGCTCAAGGTTTAA
- a CDS encoding AraC family transcriptional regulator — MQLTRHLDANARLVSLIEPLALRDGYSQTGLPGVQVLRASCDVARGPHIYEPSLMIIAQGSKLAFLGPRTMEYGAGHYLIQALPVPFECETFALPDAPLLGVSVAIDRVLLGELVLAMGLAPGRHIPAQTPESMTSVVLDDAMRGCVERLLSCLHDPLECQILGPARVRELLFVALRGPQADVLRALVEQQGQFARVAASISHLHAHYTEPLNVETLAGCANMSVSTFHEHFKRSTLLSPVQYLKRLRLLKAQTLLVAEGLGVAQVAHRVGYQSTSQFSREYKRYFERSPGDERAA; from the coding sequence ATGCAATTGACCCGTCATCTTGATGCCAATGCGCGGCTGGTTTCGCTGATCGAACCGTTGGCGTTGCGCGATGGTTACAGTCAGACCGGGCTGCCCGGCGTGCAGGTGTTGCGCGCCAGTTGCGACGTCGCCCGTGGCCCGCATATTTATGAGCCGAGCCTGATGATCATCGCCCAAGGCAGCAAACTGGCGTTTCTCGGACCGCGCACCATGGAGTACGGCGCCGGGCATTATCTGATTCAGGCGCTGCCGGTGCCATTCGAGTGCGAGACGTTTGCCTTGCCGGATGCGCCATTGCTCGGAGTGTCGGTGGCGATTGATCGGGTGTTGCTCGGTGAACTGGTGTTGGCGATGGGGCTGGCGCCGGGCCGGCATATTCCGGCGCAGACGCCGGAGTCGATGACCTCAGTGGTACTCGACGATGCCATGCGCGGATGCGTCGAGCGTTTGCTCAGTTGCCTGCACGATCCGCTGGAATGCCAGATTCTCGGGCCGGCGCGGGTGCGCGAGTTGTTGTTCGTTGCATTGCGCGGGCCGCAGGCGGATGTGTTGCGGGCGCTGGTGGAACAACAGGGGCAGTTCGCGCGGGTGGCGGCGTCGATCAGTCATCTGCATGCGCATTACACCGAGCCGTTGAATGTCGAGACCCTGGCCGGTTGCGCGAACATGAGCGTGTCGACCTTTCATGAGCATTTCAAACGCAGCACGTTGTTGTCGCCGGTGCAGTATCTGAAGCGTCTGCGGTTGTTGAAGGCGCAGACGCTGTTGGTGGCGGAAGGGCTGGGTGTGGCGCAGGTCGCGCATCGGGTGGGGTACCAGAGTACTTCGCAGTTCAGTCGCGAATATAAGCGCTACTTTGAGCGTAGTCCGGGGGACGAACGCGCTGCCTGA
- a CDS encoding alpha/beta hydrolase: protein MGADNSTPDDSKKSLGTHALTCPTDEEVKKFKYRRRAVAFFVGGAGDKESYYGFGPENNVNYARLPFDESVKKADYAPGVKSHHLGYNEVIGEQNIQANVLGELCKNDAVYIVGHSLGGWNGAHLSAILSDLGYTVKMLVTLDPVGKGALVGSISNIYPDTPRPKAGLWINILAKSSESNVSDWVAGVGEQWVLESGPNVNSIMDVNHDKAAVMFTTVLADGKSALHYMINSLNKYYRGEI, encoded by the coding sequence GTGGGAGCGGATAATTCAACGCCGGATGACAGCAAAAAGAGCCTTGGGACCCATGCGTTAACGTGTCCAACAGACGAGGAAGTTAAAAAGTTCAAGTACAGGCGGCGTGCTGTAGCTTTCTTTGTCGGGGGAGCAGGCGATAAAGAAAGTTATTATGGTTTTGGGCCGGAAAATAATGTCAATTATGCAAGATTGCCTTTTGATGAATCGGTAAAGAAGGCCGACTACGCTCCGGGCGTGAAGTCACATCATCTTGGATATAACGAGGTCATTGGCGAGCAAAATATACAGGCCAATGTGTTAGGGGAATTGTGCAAAAATGATGCTGTTTATATCGTTGGGCATAGTCTCGGTGGTTGGAATGGAGCGCATTTGTCAGCAATTTTGAGTGACTTGGGATACACCGTGAAGATGTTGGTGACGCTCGATCCTGTCGGCAAAGGGGCCTTGGTGGGAAGTATCTCTAATATTTACCCGGATACACCTAGACCCAAAGCCGGGCTGTGGATAAATATCTTGGCCAAGTCGTCAGAATCCAATGTGTCCGACTGGGTTGCGGGTGTTGGTGAACAGTGGGTGTTGGAAAGTGGGCCTAACGTAAACAGCATAATGGATGTCAATCACGACAAGGCTGCGGTGATGTTTACTACCGTTTTGGCTGATGGAAAGTCTGCCTTGCATTACATGATAAATTCGCTGAATAAATACTATCGAGGCGAAATATGA